One genomic window of Monodelphis domestica isolate mMonDom1 chromosome 1, mMonDom1.pri, whole genome shotgun sequence includes the following:
- the LOC100024120 gene encoding C-type lectin domain family 18 member A, with translation MQGPWAFLTLLLGLLRFTRAEIQMPQLQKEGPLYQALSLKESFLLLALHNRLRSKVHPPAANMQRMDWSEQLARMAQEQAAQCSAQALLPTGFQALQVGWNVQLLPAGVASFTDVVTSWFQEGQWYAYSAAQCASNLSCAHYTQLVWATSSQLGCGKHLCNVGLLEMEAFACAYSPGGNWEMNGKTIVPYKKGAWCSLCTAGVSGCFKAWDHGGGLCEVPRNPCRMSCRNNGHLNVSTCHCHCPPGYTGRYCQVRCSVRCQHGRFREEECSCLCDVGYGGAECAIKVQFPFHACDLWIDGSCFMVSPEADTYYGAKSKCQEKGGMLAQIENQKVQDILAFYLGRLETNNEVTDADFETRNFWIGLTYKTSKDSFRWATGEHYSFTSFAFGQPDNQGFGNCVELQASAAFNWNDQRCKTRNRYICQFAQKHISQWNLEP, from the exons ATGCAGGGACCATGGGCGTTCCTGACCTTGCTCCTGGGCCTCCTTCGGTTCACCAGGGCAGAAATCCAAATGCCCCAACTGCAGAAGGAGGGTCCCCTCTACCAAG CCCTGAGCTTGAAGGAAAGTTTCTTGCTTCTCGCCCTCCACAATAGACTCCGGAGCAAGGTCCACCCGCCAGCCGCCAACATGCAGAGGATG GACTGGAGTGAGCAGCTGGCCAGGATGGCCCAGGAGCAGGCAGCTCAGTGTTCAGCTCAGGCCCTGCTCCCTACGGGGTTCCAGGCCCTGCAGGTGGGCTGGAATGTGCAGCTACTGCCTGCTGGGGTTGCCTCCTTCACTGATGTGGTCACCTCATGGTTTCAAGAGGGACAGTGGTATGCCTACTCAGCTGCCCAGTGCGCCAGCAACTTGTCCTGTGCTCACTACACCCAG CTTGTATGGGCCACTTCCAGCCAGCTGGGCTGTGGGAAGCACCTCTGCAATGTGGGTCTCTTGGAAATGGAAGCATTTGCTTGTGCCTATTCTCCTGG GGGCAACTGGGAGATGAATGGGAAGACTATTGTACCATACAAAAAGGGGGCCTGGTGCTCTCTCTGTACTGCTGGTGTCTCAGGCTGCTTCAAAGCCTGGGATCATGGAGGTGGGCTCTGTG AGGTACCCAGAAACCCATGTCGGATGAGCTGCCGGAATAATGGACATCTCAATGTCAGTACCTGTCACTGTCACTGCCCCCCAGGTTACACTGGCAGGTATTGCCAAG TGAGGTGCAGTGTCCGGTGTCAACATGGGCGATTCCGAGAAGAGGAGTGCTCTTGTCTCTGTGATGTTGGCTATGGTGGAGCTGAGTGTGCTA TCAAGGTCCAGTTTCCCTTTCATGCCTGTGACCTTTGGATAGACGGCAGCTGCTTCATGGTCTCCCCTGAGGCAGACACCTACTATGGAGCTAAGAGTAAATGTCAG GAGAAGGGTGGAATGCTGGCTCAGATTGAGAACCAAAAAGTCCAGGATATCCTTGCCTTCTACTTGGGACGCCTGGAAACCAACAATGAAGTGACAGATGCTGACTTTGAGACGCGGAACTTCTGGATTG GACTGACCTACAAGACCTCCAAGGACTCTTTCCGCTGGGCCACAGGAGAGCACTATTCCTTTACCAGTTTTGCTTTTGGTCAGCCAGACAACCAAGG ATTTGGGAACTGTGTGGAGCTACAGGCATCAGCTGCCTTCAATTGGAATGACCAGCGTTGCAAAACCCGAAATCGCTATATCTGCCAGTTCG CCCAGAAGCACATTTCTCAGTGGAACTTGGAGCCCTGA